GTAGTCCAGACCACGGACCAAACGTGGGTTCACGGTATAAGAAACATTCATGTCATCGAGTAATCCGGTGACGATCTCAAAATGTTCCCGGCAGGTGTCATTCAAATAGTCCAGCATGAGCGGAGCTTCGGCGGTCATCTCCTGAATTTCTGGACGCTTGTCATCCAAGACACGCAGCGGATTAATCTCTGCCCGCTTGCGGGTTTCTTCATCAAGGGGCAAATCGAAAAGAAATTCTTGAAGCTTGGTACGGTACACCGCTCGGCAGTCTCGGTCTCCGAGGCTGGTGAGTTCTAGCCGGAAACCACTCAGCCCCACGCTACGAAAACAGCGGTCAGCTAAGGCCACGACCTCCGCGTCAAGAGCTGGATCATCCACACCAATAGCTTCAACTCCTACTTGTTGGAGTTGACGGTAGCGACCAGCTTGAGGCCTCTCGTAGCGGAAAAAGGGGCCGGAGTAATTCAATTTGACGGGCAGCTGACCTCGGTCCAGATTATGTTCAATTACTGCTCGCATCACCCCGGCGGTGCCTTCGGGACGAAGAGTAACTGAGCGATCCCCGCGGTCCTGGAAGGTGTACATTTCTTTGGAAACTACATCTGTCGACTCTCCCACGCCACGGGCAAAAAGAGCGGTATCTTCAAAAATTGGGAGTTCAATATGCTGGAAACCCGCCAGGTGCGCTTGACGGGTAAATGCGTCGCGGACAGCTTCAAACTGGGGAGAAGCCGGCGGGACATAGTCTGGTACACCTTTGGGGGCAGATAGGGGTTGGAATTTCTTCTTTTCGCTCACGTTGCCCTACTTTACCGCCCACACCGTGTTCTTAGTTTTTCGCCCACAGCAGTCAGCTACCTCCCAGACAATTGCAGATAGGGATTGGTTTTCCGTTCATGTCGCATTGTGGTTCCCGGGCCGTGTCCCGGCAGAATAGCCAGTTTATCGGCCAGGGGTAGCACTTTTTCTTTCAGGCTTTTTAGCATCATCTGATGATCGCTTCCCGGTAGATCTGTACGCCCAATAGATCCCCGAAACAGAACGTCACCGCTAAAGCACACGTCTTCTCCCCTAAACATCACACAACCTGGAGAGTGACCCGGCGCATGAACAACCGTAAGTGTTAATCCCGCAGCATTGATCTCATCATTATCTCCCATTCCTCGCAGGTCCTTCACCGGTTTCATAGCTGACGTATTAAAAAGAATGGCAGCTTGTTGTGACACTCCACCTTGCAGGTCGGTCAGCATAATGTGATCTGCCGGGTGGAGATATACCGGGACCCCATGGGAAGAACTCAAAGCCTCAGCATCCCTCGTATGGTCAATATGGCCATGAGTCAACAGAATAGATTCTAAAGTCAGCTCTTTATCAGCCAATAAGGCATCAATCTTGGGACGAGCATGTATCCCCGGATCAATCACTACTGCGGTTTTTATGTCGTCGTTAATAATCACATAGCAATTCGTGGCATAGGGTCCAGTAGCAAAGGTGAGTATCTCCATACTGGATAATTTACTCACCTTCGGGATAGGCGTGCTGAATCATCACTGCTCTGCGTGCACGATCTGTGCTTTCTACCAAAGCGCGCTGCAATGCCCTCGGGATGTCAGGGTGGGTCTTTAACCACTGATCTACTTTGGCAACGCCGTCTTGATCTTCAGCTGGATAAAGTCCGCGAACAATAAAATTAGCCATTTCCATGGGGTGAGTCTCCCACCACGTAGAAACGTGATTGAGGTAGTTTTCTACCCCCAATACCCTGGTGCGTTCCTCCGCAGCGGCGGCGCCGGGCATATTCCATGCCGCTAGTCCGGCGCGCAATTCATCATTACTGAGTTCCCCTGGTTCGGTCAGCCGGGATAGTAATTCCTTTCTTCTTCCCGGTTCACAGTAGGTTGCCTGAAGGTGGCGTACTTTCCCATTCAAGGTGTTATCGCGCTGCACTTCTTCAGCTAATTCTGCTTCTCCGAAAACTCCAAGACTACGCAGGGCGCACACAATATCCCACCGCAATTTCGGCCCACGCGCTAAATCCGGTAGAACCGCAGGGTCCAACAGAGCGCGGAGACGGGCTGGAGAATCCTCAGCATCAACCGCTCCCAGGGCACTGATATATCCAGTGAGGAAGATCCGCTGGGAGTCAGAACCTGGAACAGCTTCACTCAGAAGGTCCCGAAGATTTCGCGCCAAGATGCGTCGAACCTTGTCTTGGTGTTCTCTCGCCAGATACTTTTCCACCGCTATCCGGGTATTGTCCACGATCGTGGATAACGTGGTGGCATTTCTTTCCGCCCAGGCGTGAACACTCACCATATTCACATAATGTCGTGGCGCCAGTAGTCCCTGCCGCACCAGGTTCCACAATTGTTGCCACAGAACAGTTCTGGTCAGGTCATCCTCGATGGTCGACAGTGATTGATCTAGAAGAGCCAGATCCTGCGCCCGTGGTTGGGCAAGACAATAGGAATAAGCCTGATCATTGACCACCAAAAGACTCTGCTCAAGCTGCTCAGAATCTAGACCTGTGTCGATCCGAGTCTCACTCCCATTGAGCTCTACATCTACTCGATGCAGTGGTTGAAGAATCCCCTTGTAGTTGTGAAACACGCTGAGGTCTAGGCGGTGTGGCCGCTGTGGGGTGCCGTGATTGTGGATCACCACGCTGCTGCCCTCGCACGTGGTCGTGAGCTGGTCTACCCCGGTGGTTTGCAACCACAGATACACCCATTGTCCCAGGTCTTTACCGCTAGCTTCGCTGAGATGATGAATAAAGTCAGCAAAGGTAGCAGTGCCGTAGGCATGATCTCGGAAGTAGTTCCGGGTAGCTTCCTGGAATACGTCATCTCCCACAAAATGCACCAGCTGCCGGAGCACTGCTGCCCCTTTGGCGTAGGTTATCCCATCAAAGTTTTGTCGAGCGGCATCAACATCGGGGATATCGGCGGCAATGGGGTGAGTGGTAGAAAGCTCATCTTGCTCAATAGCCCACGCTGTTCTAATCCCAGCGAAATTCACCCACGCATCGGTGTGCTGGGTGGTGGCGCAACTAGCAGCTGATCCCATGTATTCTGCGAAAGATTCTTTCAGCCACAGATCATCCCACCACTGAGGGGTGACATAATCCCCAAACCACATGTGGCTCATCTCATGAAGCACAGTATTAGCTCGAGCTGCGCGTTCTGCGTCGGTAGGATCGTCGCGGAAGATGAACTTCTCGGTAAATGTCACTAGACCAGGGTTTTCCATGGCACCGATGTTGTATTCCGGCACCAGGATGCTGTCATAGCGTTGCCAGGGATAAGCAGAGTCAAAAAGGTCACAAAACCAGCTCAATCCGCCGGTGGTCAGCGTCAAGAAGTCTTCGGCGTCCAGGTACTCGCGCATACTGTGGCGGCACCACACCCCCACCTCAATGGTGTTTCCCGAGCGCTGATCATGCCACGTCGTTTGTTCTCCCACATAGGGCCCGGCGGCAAAGGCGGTGAGATAACTAGATAACGGCGGCGTGGAGTCAAAATACGTTCGACGTCTCCCGCGGTCCAGATCCTCCTGACGCAGCGGATTGGCGTTGGCAAAAACTCGCCACGTAGTAGGAGCGCTGATACTTAGCGAGACCCTGGCTTTGAGGTCAGGTTGTTCAAAGCACGGGAATATTCTTCGTGCATCGGAAGGTTCGCAGTGGGAATAAAGATAGGTGTCATCGCCGTCGTGGAACCGGTGTAATCCTTGTCCCGTCCGAGAATAACGAGATAACCCCTGAATTTCGATCTCGTTGACCTGCCCAACCCGTAAATTTTCGAGGTGGATTCGCCCTTCAGAGTGTGCCGCATGGGGGTCTTGGCGTTGTCCATTAATCCACAATTCCGAGAGTTTCCCCAGATAGTCGAGGTGAGTGCTGGAGGCCTCGCTGGAAAACTTCCAGGTGGCATGCACTGGGAAAAAATCATCCCCCTCAGCTGCCCGGTGAAGATCGAGGTGCAGCTGAAGGGAAAGGTCGTGAATATTCTGGGTGCGGTTTTCGCACTCCGCGCGAGAAATGGTGGACTCAGACATGGTTGCCACCATAGTCGTTTTTGCCGAGGCTTAGTTTAGCGCTGCGATTGCTGAATCATAGTCAGGTTCGGTGGTTATTTCATCGACCAACTGGGTGTAGGAAACCTTGCCGGTTTCGTCAATAACGACGACACTGCGCGCTAAGAGACCAGCTAGCGGGGAGCCTTCGAGGACAACTCCAAAATCTTTCCCGAAAGTCGAACGGAATGCGGAGGCTGCTGTGACGTTCTCAATTCCTTCTGCGGCGCAGAATCGAGCAAGAGCAAAAGGCAGGTCTTGGGAAACACACACCACGGTGGTGTTGTCGAGCGCAGCGGCGCGTTCATTAAACTGTCGAACCGACGTCGCACACACCCCGGTATCGACCGAAGGGAAGATATTGAGGATGATCCGTCGCCCCGCTAAATCTGCCGAGCGTACTGCGGAAAGGTCAACGCCAACTAAATCAAATTCGGGAGCCTGGGAACCCACCTCAGGAAGGTTTCCGCTCGTGGATGTTTCTTCTCCTTGAAAATGTGTTTGAGCCATGTGGACTACCATAATCGCTTTCTGCGTGATGCGTCAGACAGACGGTGCCGGGGCAAGGTAAACTAACCGGGGTCGTGGTTAAAACGGACCTAGCCTGGGTACCTCAGGTTTGTTGGGAAGAAAGGGTTTATTGTGAGCAGCAATAAACAGCGCGGTGATGCTGCGCTGAAGAAGCTGGAAAAAGAATTACATGCACGAGACCGTGCTGAAAAATCCGGCCCGGTTAAGGTGGCGGTTCTCGCTCTAGCTGCAATTTTGGTGATTGCTGGCGGAATTTGGTACCTCGCGACTCGAGACTCTGAGGAATCCACCACCGCTTCAGATACGGAAACCTCATCAACTCCTGACACTCCGGATGCCCCGGTACTTAACTTAGCTCGAAGCCAACCGCTTCCAGAAACCGTCAGCTGTGATTACCCCGATGCTGAACAAGCTGCACGAGAGGTTTCTAAACCAGCAACCAAAGATGTTTCTGCCCGCGGAACAGTCAAAGTAAATCTAGATACCAACCAGGGCCCCATCGGGATGGAATTGGACCGCAGTGTCGCCCCTTGTGCGGTCAACGCCATTGAGCATCTTGCCAAAGAAAAATTCTTCGACAACACGGTATGCCATCGTTTAACAACGAGCGGAATTTTCGTTCTCCAGTGCGGGGATCCCACCGGCAAAGGCACGGGCGGTCCTGGTTTCCGCTTCGCTAATGAATATCCCGCCACGGACACGGAGGGGTCTCAGCAAACGGTCACCTACCCGCGCGGAACCATCGCGATGGCTCATTCCCAGCAAAAAGACTCTAATGGTTCCCAGTTCTTTTTGAACTACCAGGACTCCACGCTCCCACCGGACTATACCTACTTTGGGAAAATTGATGACCAAGGTTTAGCCACCCTTGACGCCATTGCTGCACACGGAGTTCAAGGCGGTCAAACTGATGGTGCTCCCAGTGAAGAGGTTCGGATTAAAACTGCGACGGTGAGCTAAACCACGCACGGTGTGACGTCGAATTTCTTTTTATCCCCGCCCTGCTGAGGTATTTCCTCAGCAGGGTGTTGCTATGCGGTGACCCGATAAACGTCAAAAACGCCTTCGGTATTCCTTAAGGTGGTCATGAGCGAACCAAGCTGCTTGGTATCCGACACCGAGAAGGTGAATCTGATAGTCGCAATACGATCATCAGCAGCATGAGAATTCATTGCGGTAACCGGTACTTTCATGTCATTGATGATCCTGGTGAGTTCGAAAAGTAACCCATTGCGATCCAACGCCTCGATTTGCAAAGTAGCGTTAAAAGCCCCGCTTGAATCAGTTAATGCCCAGGAAACTTGGATAATTCGGGCCGGCTCTTCCTGGAGTTTTGCCGCATTGGTGCAATCTGTGCGGTGCACCGACACTCCGCCTCCGCGAGTAACAAAGCCAAAAATTTCATCACCGGGAACCGGTTGACAGCATTTAGCTAATTTAGCCATGACATCAGGGCTGCCCTCCACCAAGATTCCGGTGTCGCTGTGTTGGGCGCGAGCCTTTGAGTCAACTAATTCCGATAGCGGAGTACGATCTACCAGCTCATCTTCGGCTTCTTCTTGATCACCGAAAATCGCCATGAGACGGTTTCCAACATGTTGAGCCGATACTCCCCCGGAGCCAATAGCAGTATAAAGAGAGTCGACGTCAGCATAGTGCAACTCAGTAGCGACGGCTTTCATCGACTGAGCAGTAAATAGCCTGTGCATTGGTAAACCGCTGCGCTGAACTTCTGCAGCTAAAGCATCACGTCCAGCTTCGAGATGTTCTTCGCGACGTTCCCGCGCAAACCACTGCCTAATCTTTGCTTTTGCGCGAGGTGACACCACAAAGTTTTGCCAATCCCGGCTCGGACCAGAATTAGTATCCTTTGAGGTGAAGATCTCTACCCGGTCACCCGATTTCAGTTCCGTTTCCAGCGCCACCAGTTTTCCATTTATTTTTGCCCCAATACAGCGATGCCCTACCTCAGTATGAACCGCGTAGGCAAAATCCACTGGTGTGGAATGCGCCGGCAAGTTCATGACGTCGCCTTTAGGGGTAAAAACAAAGATTTGTTTGGCAGTGAGGTCAAAACGCAGCGAATCTAAAAACTCATTAGGATCAGCTGCTTCCTTTTGCCAATCAAGCAGCTGCCGCATCCACGCCATTTGATCTACTTCAGCTTTATCACCTGAATGAGATCCTTTGGTTTCCTTGTAGCGCCAGTGCGCGGCTATGCCGAACTCCGCGTTATAGTGCATCTCTTGGGTGCGGACCTGCACCTCCAACGGACGCCCCCCAGGAACCATGACAGACGTGTGGAGAGACTGATAAACACCGAATCGAGGCGCAGAAATATAATCTTTAAATCGTCCAGGGAGCGCATTATATAAGGCGTGAACAACCCCAATTGCCGCATAGCAATCATTGACGTTCTCCGTCAAGATTCTAATTCCTACGAGGTCGAAGATTTCATCAAATTCCCGACCTTTCACAATCATTTTTTGGTAAATAGACCAATAATGCTTCGGTCGCCCTTGAACCTCAGCGACAATATTATTTTCTTTTAGCGATGCGGTAACTTGTTCAATAATTTCTGAGAGGTACCGATCCCGAGACGGTGCTCGGTCTGCCACGAGCCGAACAATTTCTTCATACTTTTTGGGATAGAGAATAGCGAAGGACAAATCCTCGAGTTCCCACTTCACATTCGCCATCCCCAAGCGATGAGCTAGCGGAGCAATCACCTCCAGAGTTTGCCGGGCTTTCTTCGCCTGTTTCTCCGGAGGAAGAAAACGCATAGTGCGCATGTTGTGCAAGCGATCAGCAACCTTAATAACCAAAACCCTGGGATCCTGACTCATCGCCACGATCATCTTCCGGATCGTTTCAGCCTCAGCCGCCGCCCCTAGCGCAACCTTATCTAATTTAGTGACACCATCAACCAGACGTGCTACTTCTTCGCCGAACTCTGCCGTGAGTTGTTCCAAAGAATAATCAGTATCCTCTACCGTGTCATGCAAAAGAGCAGCCACCAAGGTGGTGGTATCCATACCTATTTCTGCAGCAATCGTCGCAACCGCTAAAGGATGAGTGATATAGGGGTCTCCCGATTTCCGAAATACGCCTTCATGGAGACGTTCTGCAGTGTTATAGGCGCGTTCCAATAAGGCTGCGTCAGCGCGCGGATGGAATTCCCGATGGATACTTAAAAGCGGATCTAAGACAGGGTTAATTCTGGTCCGAGACCCCGTCAGAGAACGGGCTAACCTGGCGGACATACTGCGCACCCCCACTGAGGAGCGCTGCCGATTCTTATCCAGAGTCATTGAATGCCACGTCCTTTCTCTCGGACTAATCCAAGCCGGTTCCCCTATTGTTCCCTAGGCTGCTCATTAATCACAATGAGGGGTGAGCCTTCGAGTTTTTCCCGCCCGCCAAGACCAGCCACTTCCAGCACCACAACATTGCCAACGACCTCACCGCCGCAATTCTCAATCAGTTGTCGGGCTGCCACTAACGTTCCCCCGGTGGCTAAAACATCATCAACCAGCACTATTTTCTGCCCCTGAAGCGGGATACCCTCAGCCGGAATTTCTAGTGCCGCTGTGCCATATTCCAAGGAATACTCCTGGCTAAAAACAGGCGGCGGCAATTTCCCTTTTTTACGGATCGCTAAAATTCCTAGCCCTAGACGATGAGCTACTGCTGATCCAAGAAGAAATCCCCGGGCATCTAATCCTCCGATCATTTCTGCCCCCATCATGCGGGCAGCGTCCGCTAATTCTTTAATGATGAGATGGAATGCGTCCGCATCTGCTAAAACCGGGGTGAGATCTTCAAATAATACGCCCTCCGTAGGAAAATCCTGGACATAGCGCATCTTTTCAGCAAGCGCATGGCGGGCATCACGGTAGATATTCTTAGCCACGTGATCTCTTCCTCTTTTACTAATCTTTAGTGGAGCACAGTATGTGATTATGGGGTGGCTTTAAGCTGCCACCGGTCCATGTTCCACCCGATCCCAGCAGGTCCGGTGTACACCACCACGTTACCTATTCGATGATCGATAGCGAAGCTGCGGGGTTCAGCAGCTAAGGGAATAGTCACAATATTCTTCCATAACGCCTGCTCAGTTTTAAGAATCTCATTTTGCCGCCCGGGATCCGCGGGCTCAAGGTCTACATTATTTTGGGGATCTACGGGTGACAGGAAAGCATCGACAAATCCTTCTTCGGGATTGCGGGCATCCACCAAATCGGCCAGCGTGGTGTCAGCAGTAGACACATCTTCCACCGTAATTCCCTGCGTTTTGCAGGATTCCCCTAGCGCTTGCACCATTGCTTGATAGCGCTTATTGGGACCGTGATAGGCAAGCCTAATGGTTTTGCCACTGAGATCCGCGTGGTTTTGTACATAGCCCGGTATCTCTGGAGCTATTGCCTGGCTGATCCGAGGATAAAGAGGATCGGGCTGAGATACCACTCGGGTATTCACTGGCGGAACTTGCACCCCGGCATTATCGGACGAGGCTTTCGCGACGGCAGCGTTATCAATACAAGCAGCTAAGGCTCGACGCGCAGTCACCTCAGCAAACACTCCACCACTGGCCAGCGTTAGGGTATCGGTTCTTTCTCCCACCACGCTTTTCTGCTCTAAAGGTTGAGTATTGTCTTGGCCGAGGAAGTCGTCGAGATTCCCGTCGAGCACATCACCAACGATGGCCGCACTGGCGTTGTGAGAGGCTTGCTCACTGTTCCTGGGACGAAAAGTCAAGGAGTCAAGCTTCGGCGGATTTCCGTAGTACTGCGGGTTGGCTTCTACATGGATATCTCCAGAATCAGTGACTGCAGTAATGTGATAAGGACCGAAAGAGACCTGCAGTTCTGGATCAAAATGAGCTACATCAAAACCATGGCGCCAGACTTCAGCAATCGGGGCTAGCGTTGCTTTATCAAAAGACTTCAGAGCTTTCACCGCGGTTGGGGTATCCACATTCGCGCGCTCGACAATTTTGTGGAAAGGCAATACAGTGCCAGGGCCAAAAAATTCCCTCCACCGCTGGCCGTAGCCTTCTTCAAAGTGCACGGTGAATGTTTTAGAGCCCGGTTCGCAGTCTAGGGACTCAGCGTGTTGATACAGCGGCAGGTGCGAACCAAAAAGACTCGGCATCACCGCCGCGATGAAGGCCAAAAGATAGTCCTCGCAGTTTAGTGGTTGACCATCGGAATATACCGCAGCGGGGTTAATGGTGTAGCGAACTTGCAGTTTCGGGCCGGGAATGGCCTCGGCACTGATCACATCAGTGTTGGGAAGGAGCTGTCCGCCGGGGCCAGAAATCATTGCTCCAGGAAAGATTCGGGCAGAAAGAAGTGAGGCATCCGTCGAAACACCTTCCGCGCTGGCCGCGTTGGTGCTCAGGACCGCGCGGTGGGTCAGATAAACCACATCGCTATCGGCGTCGTTACTGATGTTGTCTAAGGCTTGACAAGCACCTAGTCCTAAAGCCAGGAGAGTGCTCAGGATAATAGCCCCCGCCCGAGAGCTAAGTTCACGAACCCACATGCTCTATAACTATGCTTTAAGACCGGTGCGGACGCCAACTTGCCCCTGGGCTTCGGTGAGAACCGCTTGGGCCCCCTATTTTTGCCGCAGGGGTTGGGGCTGACTCATCAGAATGGCTTTCCTCATCATCGCCCTGGTCTTCTTCTGGACTTAGTCCTTGGCGGACGCGCTCTACCGCACGATTATGCGCCTTAATATCTTTTCGTCGATTCTCCAAGGTCACCAAGAGTGGGGTGGCGAGGAAGATAGAGGAGAAAACACCTTCAATAACACCAATTAACTGGATCAGCGCCAGGTCCTTTAAGGTTCCTACCCCAAGTAACCACACCGCAACCACCATCAAAGCCAGGATGGGGAGAGCAGAAATGACCGAGGTGGAGATTGACCTCATCAGGGTTTGGTTCACTGCCAAGTTAACTTGCTCAGCGAAAGTTCGACGGTGAGAATCCAGCAATCCAGCGGTATTTTCTCGAACTTTGTCGAACACGATGACGGTGTCGTAGATCGAGAATGATAAGACGGTGAGCAAACCGATAACCGTGGCGGGTGAAACCTCAAACCCGAACAGGGCGTAAATTCCCGCAATAACAATCGCGTCGACGAGCAAGGCCACCATACCGGCTATGGCCATAGTTCTTTGAAGGCGCAAAGTGATGTAGATGAAAACCAAGACCAAGAATACTGCAACAGCTAACAGCATTCTCTCGGTGATCGTCGACCCCCAGGATTCGGATACCGTGGAGTCACCGATCACATCAGGGCTTGCCTGACCAGCGGCATCTTCTGGGTGGTAGGCGTCGTAGATAGCTTGGCGAGCACTATTGATTTGATCCTCACTCAACCGCTCGCTGTTGATTTCAAGGACACGCGAATCTCCCGCTCCCACAATTTGGGTGAGTTCTGGGGTGACACCCGTGGCGTTGATGAACGTGTCTTGGACTTCGTTGGTAACTAGATTGCCCGCTGGCATAGAGATCCGGGTTCCGCCTTCGAAGTCAATACTCAAGCTGAAACCGCGAATCGCGATGGCAAGCAAGGAGATAACAATACACGTCAACGTGATGATGTACCACAACCGGCTACGTCCAACAACATTCACTCCGCCGGTGCCGGTATATAAGCTTTTCTTCATTATTTCTCCTCTGCTTTCCGCTCGGCAGCAGCGTGCTTAAAAGCTTTAGCCATACCGTTAATTGCCGGACGAGCCCAGAAGGGACGACGAGAAGCCAGGATGATGAGGGGCGCGGTGACTAAGAAAGTCACGGCGATATCAAAAATGGTGGTCAGGCCCAAGGTGAAAGCAAATCCCTTGACTTCACCCACGGCCAAGAAATAAATCGCTACCGAGGCAATCAAGGTCACCATATTGCCGGTAATAATGGTCTTTTGGGCTCGATCCCAGCCTCGCGGCACCCCGGAGCGGAACGTTCTTCCTTCTCTGATTTCGTCTTTGATGCGTTCATAGAAAACGATGAAAGAGTCCGCGGTTGTACCGATACCGATGATCAAACCAGCAATTCCCGATAGGTCCAGCGAGTAACCGATCCACCGGCCTAAAAGCACTAATACCCCGAAGACTAAAAGCCCTGAGGCTCCGAGGCTGAGAAGTGAGAATATCCCGAAAAGTCGGTAATAGGCGAAGACAAAGATCGCAACCAGAATTAATCCCACCACGCCGGCAATCAGCCCGGCCTTTAAGGATGCGACGCCCAACGAAGCTGGAACGGTTTGCACCGTTCCTCCTGCTTCTCCGTCTGGTCCAGCAAAAGACAGAGGCAAAGCACCATAACGGAGATTGTTCGCGAGATCTTGAGCTTGCTGTTGGCTAAATTGCCCAGTAATTGAGGTAGCCGACCCCACTGGGGTAGCTGATCGAATCACCGGGGCGGAAATGATCTGCGAATCTAAAGTAACGGCTACTTGGCGTTGAAGATAATCCTGAGTCAAATTCGCCCATGTCTGGGCCCCAGTATCCCCATTTTCCGAGTTAAAAGTGAAGGTGACTTCCATGCTGCCGGTCTCAGGGTTCATTCCACCGGTGATCGGCCGATTCGTGTTGATATTTGCTCCACTGAGCCTGGCGCCGTCCTTACCTTCTTGGCCCACCAGCAAAGGAGCCGGGTCAAGCAGATAGGGTTGACCAGTATCGGGTTCACACGTAACCAAGGGCAGTGCCGGGTCATCGGTACCGGCGAGAGGATCGGTCGAACCGTCGCATACTAACAAGGCGCGGGCCGCTTCTTGCACCGTCGGATCTGTAGACTGCCGATCTTTGCGCAACATCTCTGTTGTTTTCATGCGTTGTTCCCCGGCCTCAAGAGAATTCTTTGGTTCGGCCGAGGGAGTAGCCGTGATTTTCGGAGCAGTCAGTTTCGGCTTACCTTCTCCCAGTGTCTGATTGACCTGGTCCACATAGGCTTTTGTTTGCTGTTCTGCTTTCTCTGGGCTGATCACCCGCGCCTGTACCCATCGATTAGCCATCTGGTCCAGAGTTTTCGACAAGGCGGCGACATCCGGAGTACTGGGATACGCAACCGGACGGAAAAGCAACTGAGAGGTACGCCCGACGGCG
This genomic interval from Corynebacterium poyangense contains the following:
- the hisS gene encoding histidine--tRNA ligase; protein product: MSEKKKFQPLSAPKGVPDYVPPASPQFEAVRDAFTRQAHLAGFQHIELPIFEDTALFARGVGESTDVVSKEMYTFQDRGDRSVTLRPEGTAGVMRAVIEHNLDRGQLPVKLNYSGPFFRYERPQAGRYRQLQQVGVEAIGVDDPALDAEVVALADRCFRSVGLSGFRLELTSLGDRDCRAVYRTKLQEFLFDLPLDEETRKRAEINPLRVLDDKRPEIQEMTAEAPLMLDYLNDTCREHFEIVTGLLDDMNVSYTVNPRLVRGLDYYTKTCFEFVHDGLGAQSGIGGGGRYDGLMSQLGGQDLSGIGFGLGIDRTLLALEVEGIELPDISRRVDVYGVALGDAAKRRMVEVINQLRINGIRADMAYGDRGLKGAMKGADRAQARFALVLGDQELADGTIALRNLSEHAQSQIPLVDVVEYLNRALSTR
- a CDS encoding MBL fold metallo-hydrolase — its product is MEILTFATGPYATNCYVIINDDIKTAVVIDPGIHARPKIDALLADKELTLESILLTHGHIDHTRDAEALSSSHGVPVYLHPADHIMLTDLQGGVSQQAAILFNTSAMKPVKDLRGMGDNDEINAAGLTLTVVHAPGHSPGCVMFRGEDVCFSGDVLFRGSIGRTDLPGSDHQMMLKSLKEKVLPLADKLAILPGHGPGTTMRHERKTNPYLQLSGR
- the pepN gene encoding aminopeptidase N → MSESTISRAECENRTQNIHDLSLQLHLDLHRAAEGDDFFPVHATWKFSSEASSTHLDYLGKLSELWINGQRQDPHAAHSEGRIHLENLRVGQVNEIEIQGLSRYSRTGQGLHRFHDGDDTYLYSHCEPSDARRIFPCFEQPDLKARVSLSISAPTTWRVFANANPLRQEDLDRGRRRTYFDSTPPLSSYLTAFAAGPYVGEQTTWHDQRSGNTIEVGVWCRHSMREYLDAEDFLTLTTGGLSWFCDLFDSAYPWQRYDSILVPEYNIGAMENPGLVTFTEKFIFRDDPTDAERAARANTVLHEMSHMWFGDYVTPQWWDDLWLKESFAEYMGSAASCATTQHTDAWVNFAGIRTAWAIEQDELSTTHPIAADIPDVDAARQNFDGITYAKGAAVLRQLVHFVGDDVFQEATRNYFRDHAYGTATFADFIHHLSEASGKDLGQWVYLWLQTTGVDQLTTTCEGSSVVIHNHGTPQRPHRLDLSVFHNYKGILQPLHRVDVELNGSETRIDTGLDSEQLEQSLLVVNDQAYSYCLAQPRAQDLALLDQSLSTIEDDLTRTVLWQQLWNLVRQGLLAPRHYVNMVSVHAWAERNATTLSTIVDNTRIAVEKYLAREHQDKVRRILARNLRDLLSEAVPGSDSQRIFLTGYISALGAVDAEDSPARLRALLDPAVLPDLARGPKLRWDIVCALRSLGVFGEAELAEEVQRDNTLNGKVRHLQATYCEPGRRKELLSRLTEPGELSNDELRAGLAAWNMPGAAAAEERTRVLGVENYLNHVSTWWETHPMEMANFIVRGLYPAEDQDGVAKVDQWLKTHPDIPRALQRALVESTDRARRAVMIQHAYPEGE
- the tpx gene encoding thiol peroxidase; protein product: MAQTHFQGEETSTSGNLPEVGSQAPEFDLVGVDLSAVRSADLAGRRIILNIFPSVDTGVCATSVRQFNERAAALDNTTVVCVSQDLPFALARFCAAEGIENVTAASAFRSTFGKDFGVVLEGSPLAGLLARSVVVIDETGKVSYTQLVDEITTEPDYDSAIAALN
- a CDS encoding peptidylprolyl isomerase; amino-acid sequence: MSSNKQRGDAALKKLEKELHARDRAEKSGPVKVAVLALAAILVIAGGIWYLATRDSEESTTASDTETSSTPDTPDAPVLNLARSQPLPETVSCDYPDAEQAAREVSKPATKDVSARGTVKVNLDTNQGPIGMELDRSVAPCAVNAIEHLAKEKFFDNTVCHRLTTSGIFVLQCGDPTGKGTGGPGFRFANEYPATDTEGSQQTVTYPRGTIAMAHSQQKDSNGSQFFLNYQDSTLPPDYTYFGKIDDQGLATLDAIAAHGVQGGQTDGAPSEEVRIKTATVS
- a CDS encoding RelA/SpoT family protein; the encoded protein is MTLDKNRQRSSVGVRSMSARLARSLTGSRTRINPVLDPLLSIHREFHPRADAALLERAYNTAERLHEGVFRKSGDPYITHPLAVATIAAEIGMDTTTLVAALLHDTVEDTDYSLEQLTAEFGEEVARLVDGVTKLDKVALGAAAEAETIRKMIVAMSQDPRVLVIKVADRLHNMRTMRFLPPEKQAKKARQTLEVIAPLAHRLGMANVKWELEDLSFAILYPKKYEEIVRLVADRAPSRDRYLSEIIEQVTASLKENNIVAEVQGRPKHYWSIYQKMIVKGREFDEIFDLVGIRILTENVNDCYAAIGVVHALYNALPGRFKDYISAPRFGVYQSLHTSVMVPGGRPLEVQVRTQEMHYNAEFGIAAHWRYKETKGSHSGDKAEVDQMAWMRQLLDWQKEAADPNEFLDSLRFDLTAKQIFVFTPKGDVMNLPAHSTPVDFAYAVHTEVGHRCIGAKINGKLVALETELKSGDRVEIFTSKDTNSGPSRDWQNFVVSPRAKAKIRQWFARERREEHLEAGRDALAAEVQRSGLPMHRLFTAQSMKAVATELHYADVDSLYTAIGSGGVSAQHVGNRLMAIFGDQEEAEDELVDRTPLSELVDSKARAQHSDTGILVEGSPDVMAKLAKCCQPVPGDEIFGFVTRGGGVSVHRTDCTNAAKLQEEPARIIQVSWALTDSSGAFNATLQIEALDRNGLLFELTRIINDMKVPVTAMNSHAADDRIATIRFTFSVSDTKQLGSLMTTLRNTEGVFDVYRVTA
- a CDS encoding adenine phosphoribosyltransferase, which encodes MAKNIYRDARHALAEKMRYVQDFPTEGVLFEDLTPVLADADAFHLIIKELADAARMMGAEMIGGLDARGFLLGSAVAHRLGLGILAIRKKGKLPPPVFSQEYSLEYGTAALEIPAEGIPLQGQKIVLVDDVLATGGTLVAARQLIENCGGEVVGNVVVLEVAGLGGREKLEGSPLIVINEQPREQ